The Thermincola ferriacetica genome segment AGCTCATGCGGTAGCTTATGTGATGATGGCATTTCGGATTGCTTATTTCAAGGTATATTATCCCGAAGCTTTTTATGCCACCTATTTTACGGTCAGAGCAGATGAATTTGATGCTGATATCATATGCCGCGGCAAAGAAGCAGTATTAAACAAAATCAGGGAAATTGAAAATAAAGGCAATGAAGCGTCTGCCAAGGAAAAGAACCTGCTTACCATCCTGGAAGTAGCGCTGGAAATGTATGTCCGGGGGATAAAGATAAGGCCTGTTAGTTTGGTTGAATCCACGGCTACCAGGTTCCTGATCACGGAAGATGGTTTGCTGCCTCCTTTTGCCGCTCTGCAGGGCGTGGGGGAAGCTGCAGCCCGCAGTATAGAAAGGGCCCGGGACGAGGCCAAGTTTACCTCTATCGAAGATTTACGCACCAGGGCCAGAATAAGTAAAACGGTGGTCGAGGTTTTGCAGAATCACGGATGCCTGCGCAACTTGCCTGAAACAGACCAGTTGGCTTTGTTCTAACGTGGACTTGCCAATGCATACATTTTATGGTATAATAAAAAAGACTTAGCTGATTGGAGAACTGATTTTTCGCGAATCAGAGTGGGTTGAGCCCACTCTTTCATATTTCTTTTGGAAAATTACCGCTATGGAATGATCCTTTATGGGATAAGATAACTATTAAATACACATTTCACGGGTAAGGAGTGTAAAAAATTGGCAAAAAGTAAAATTGAAGATCTTGTAACGGAGTTGGCGGTGCCTATAGTAGAGAATGCCGGGATGGAATTGGTGGATGTGGAATATGTAAAAGAAGGCGCTCATTGGTATTTAAGGGTTTTTATTGATAAACCCCAGGGGGTAAGTCTGGATGACTGTCAGATGATTGCCCAGAGACTGGATCCGCTGTTAGATGAAAAGGACCCTATACCACATGAATACATGTTGGAGGTATCTTCCCCGGGGCTGGACCGGCCACTTAAGAAACCTGCAGACTTTGCAAGGTATGCCGGGCGCAAGGTGAAAGTTTCTACGTATGCTCCCATTGACGGAAAGAAAGAATTTATAGGGGAACTGAAAGGACTTATCGACAACGAAGTAGTCATCGGGATATCTGGTACGGATAAAGCGTTACCGCTGGATAAGGTCTCTTCCGTCAGGTTGGAGATAGAATTTTAAAAAAGTTCAATTGAATAAGGAGGTTTAGTAAACAAATGAATACGGAGTTCATCGAGGCCCTTGAAGAACTGGAAAGAGAGAAGGGCATTGCCATTGACGTTCTTCTGGAGGCCTTAGAAGCGGCGCTGATTTCTGCTTACAAAAGGAATTTTGGTTCAGCACAGAATGTACGAGTAGATATTGATCGGGAAACCGGAGAAATTAAAGTATTTGCCCGGAAAACCGTGGTCGAAAAAGTAGAAGACGACCGGCTGGAAATTTCTCTGGAGGAGGCCCAAAAGCGTGATCCCAGGTACGAGCTGGGT includes the following:
- the rimP gene encoding ribosome maturation factor RimP — its product is MAKSKIEDLVTELAVPIVENAGMELVDVEYVKEGAHWYLRVFIDKPQGVSLDDCQMIAQRLDPLLDEKDPIPHEYMLEVSSPGLDRPLKKPADFARYAGRKVKVSTYAPIDGKKEFIGELKGLIDNEVVIGISGTDKALPLDKVSSVRLEIEF